ATCACATCTGGTAGCGATTTGGGCATGATCTCGCCGCCACCCGGACGCATCTGTGCCACATGCTCTGCCGTGATCCGCTCACCTGCTTGAATGTCTTTAACGATGTAAACACAGCGGCGTGCTTTGGACGCCTCACTCGGGTAATGAACCTGCCCCATCGCCATTTCTATTTGCCGCACGCCATGCACCAGGGCGGCTAATTCATCAGGTGTCATTGAGAAAAAGCTGTCGGCGGTATCGTCCTCTTTGCTCATCACAAAGTGCTTTTCAATCATGCAAGCACCCACAGCCACGGATGCCAAAGGCACATCATTACCTAAAGTATGATCAGACAAGCCGACAGGACAGCCAAAGGCCTCTCGCATATGCGGAATGGTACGCAGATTAATGCTGTCAGCAGGCGCAGGATAAGTACTGGTACACTTCATCAAACATAGCTCTTTAATACCCGCTTCCTCAGCCACCTTTACGGCTTCAGCAATCTCAACCAAAGTCGCTCCCCCCGTCGACATAATCACTGGCTTGTTGGTTGCTGCGACATCGCGGATAAGTTGATGATCAATCAACTCCGGCGAGGCAATTTTGTAGGCCGGCGCATTCAACTGAGCGAGTAAATCGACTGCCGTTTTGTCAAAGGGGGAAGAGAAGCAGGTAATACCTATTTTTTCAGCCAACTCAAATAACTCGGCATGAAAGTCCCAGGGCATATAGGCCCCTTTATACAAGTCATACAAGTATTGCCCCTGCCATGGACCCGTGGCCTCAAAATGCGGCAGTTTACAATCCATGGTCAGGGTGTCTGCCGTATAGGTTTGCAGCTTTATCGCATCGGCCCCGGCTTCTTTTGCCGCATGCACCAGCTCTTTGGCCTTGCTTAATGATTGGCCATGGTTTGCAGACATTTCTGCGATGATGTAGCAGGGCTGGTCATGGCCGACTTGCTTGCCTGCAATGGTAATGTGTTTCTGAAAATTCACTGTGCGCCTTCTTGTTTTACGCTGGCATCTCTATCAAATTAAGCAAAAAGTGCGCCCTTTTTGAAAAAATGAGTAAACATTGTCCAAAGTCAATAGGTTCGCGCGCTTCAACGCCACTTTGTCTCTGTCTTTGAGTGTAATCATTTGCTATATTGATCTCAATTACAATGATAACAATGACTTCAATGAATAAAGTTCAGATCATTATTCAGGCAAGAATGACCTCAACGCGCCTACCCGGCAAAGTGCTGCTGCCTCTGTGTAATAGCACTGTGCTGCAAGTGATGTTGGAGCGGCTTCAAGATTTGACGGAAAATGTGATCGTTGCAACCACCGACGATGGCAGCGAACACCCTATTGTCGCTCTGTGTCAGCGCCTTGGAGTGAAGTATTTTCAGGGCAGTACGGAAGATGTGCTGAGCCGCTACTATCTGGCAGCCCGTCAGTTTGGTGCACAAGACAATACCGCCATTGTACGCCTGACCAGTGACTGTCCTCTCATTGATGCTGATTTGGTTCGTCAAACCATCACTTACTACCACAATCATGATGTAGATATGGTCAGCCTGGGGCCACATAGCGGCTTTCCTCGCGGTCTGGATACCTGTGTATTCGCATTTCGCATGCTGGCACGCACACACCAGCTTGCTACCAGTGCACCAGACAGAGAACATGTCACATTAGGCATGGCAAAGTTCAACACCATGAATAGCCACATCATCAGTGCAGGTGACGACCACAGCCACTATCGGCTGACACTAGACGAGCCGGATGATTACACCGCAATTCAGGCAATTTATCAGCAATTTGATAATCGCCTCGACTTTGGTTACAGCGAGTTATTAGAAACATTAAAGAATCACCCCCACCTTGCCGATATAAATAAGCACGTTGAACAAAAAACTGTTTAGCACAGAGTAGGTCTTTGACACCTGCACTTTAGGCACGATATTTGCGTTAGCATTGTCATACCGGGTGATTAAAATATTCAAAAAGAGAGAAAAATGAGCAATAAAACCGTTTTAGTGACCGGTGCCACCGGATATAAGGGCACGGTATTAGTACCTAAGCTGCTCGCCAAAGGCTACCAGGTTATTGCGCTGGACACCCAATGGTTCGGTAACTTCCTGCCTGCACATGACAACCTTACTGTGATCAAGGGTGACGTGCGTCATACCTCAGATATTGAACTGGATGGTGTAGACAGCATTATTCATCTGGCCTCTATTGCCAATGATCCCTGTGGAGACCTGGACCCTAAACTGACCTGGGAAGTAAGCGCACTGGCCACAATGCAACTGGCTGACAAAGCGAAACGTGCCGGTATCAAGCAATTCATTTACGCCTCTTCAGGCAGTGTCTACGGTGTAAAAGATGAAGAGCAGGTCACTGAAGACCTAACTTTAGAGCCC
This genomic stretch from Pseudoalteromonas rubra harbors:
- a CDS encoding glycosyltransferase family protein is translated as MNKVQIIIQARMTSTRLPGKVLLPLCNSTVLQVMLERLQDLTENVIVATTDDGSEHPIVALCQRLGVKYFQGSTEDVLSRYYLAARQFGAQDNTAIVRLTSDCPLIDADLVRQTITYYHNHDVDMVSLGPHSGFPRGLDTCVFAFRMLARTHQLATSAPDREHVTLGMAKFNTMNSHIISAGDDHSHYRLTLDEPDDYTAIQAIYQQFDNRLDFGYSELLETLKNHPHLADINKHVEQKTV
- the pseI gene encoding pseudaminic acid synthase, giving the protein MNFQKHITIAGKQVGHDQPCYIIAEMSANHGQSLSKAKELVHAAKEAGADAIKLQTYTADTLTMDCKLPHFEATGPWQGQYLYDLYKGAYMPWDFHAELFELAEKIGITCFSSPFDKTAVDLLAQLNAPAYKIASPELIDHQLIRDVAATNKPVIMSTGGATLVEIAEAVKVAEEAGIKELCLMKCTSTYPAPADSINLRTIPHMREAFGCPVGLSDHTLGNDVPLASVAVGACMIEKHFVMSKEDDTADSFFSMTPDELAALVHGVRQIEMAMGQVHYPSEASKARRCVYIVKDIQAGERITAEHVAQMRPGGGEIMPKSLPDVIGRTVNKAMIRGMQLSWGDML